Proteins from a genomic interval of Amycolatopsis sp. cg13:
- a CDS encoding YqcI/YcgG family protein, whose translation MSPGRAAGAGPVGCANTLYSHGTQHAAHPSTPEHRAAEHTRATVRTGGASRSRTIDAAPGRPSTSRNPFRGSAGEIPHDRLPRLRPGRTAERTTHPEEDHSRRAGMHASLESRSTTLITQQEAETFGTDWRAAAFRDVESRLTDRGFPCVFSRNAFRKRLLLFAFAEDVGPDGIARLGAALADYVELSRNWNGHLDTAYPLLIVFSPSAVSARSVAGYQAFGWEVIQKLHHVDPAPWPENVGTDPGESSWSMCFNGMPLFINMSNPAHEVRRSRNLGAHFVLVVNPRERFDVVAGDTPSGRKVRSNIRARIDRYDGAPRARQLGSYGVAGLEWWQYGLPEDDVDRTDMCPFSFRANETAQPDGAAAPT comes from the coding sequence GTGAGCCCCGGACGCGCCGCGGGCGCCGGACCGGTCGGCTGCGCGAACACCCTGTACTCGCACGGCACCCAGCACGCTGCGCACCCCAGCACTCCCGAGCACCGCGCAGCCGAGCACACCCGCGCCACCGTCCGCACCGGCGGCGCTTCGCGTTCCCGGACGATCGACGCCGCACCGGGGCGGCCGTCGACCAGCCGGAATCCGTTCCGCGGGTCCGCCGGAGAAATCCCGCACGACCGGCTCCCGCGACTGAGGCCCGGCCGGACGGCGGAGAGGACCACACATCCCGAGGAAGACCATTCCCGGAGGGCCGGAATGCACGCATCGCTCGAATCCCGCAGCACGACCTTGATCACCCAGCAGGAGGCCGAAACATTCGGAACCGACTGGCGCGCCGCGGCGTTCCGCGACGTCGAGTCCAGGCTCACCGACCGCGGTTTCCCTTGTGTCTTCTCGAGAAACGCGTTCCGGAAGAGACTGCTCCTGTTCGCCTTCGCCGAGGACGTCGGACCGGACGGTATCGCGAGACTCGGCGCCGCGCTCGCCGATTACGTCGAGCTTTCCCGCAACTGGAACGGTCATCTCGACACCGCGTACCCCTTGCTGATCGTTTTCTCGCCCTCGGCCGTCTCCGCCCGGTCCGTTGCCGGGTACCAGGCGTTCGGCTGGGAGGTGATCCAGAAGCTGCACCACGTCGACCCGGCGCCGTGGCCGGAAAACGTCGGAACCGACCCCGGCGAAAGCTCGTGGTCCATGTGTTTCAACGGAATGCCGCTTTTCATCAATATGAGCAATCCCGCGCACGAAGTCCGGCGCAGCCGCAACCTCGGCGCGCACTTCGTGCTCGTGGTCAACCCGCGCGAGCGGTTCGACGTGGTCGCGGGCGACACCCCGAGCGGCCGCAAGGTCCGCAGCAACATCCGGGCGAGGATCGACCGCTACGACGGCGCCCCGCGCGCCCGCCAGCTCGGCTCCTACGGCGTCGCCGGGCTCGAATGGTGGCAGTACGGCCTGCCCGAGGACGACGTCGACCGGACCGATATGTGCCCGTTTTCCTTCCGGGCGAACGAAACCGCGCAGCCGGACGGGGCCGCGGCCCCTACCTGA
- a CDS encoding nucleoside-diphosphate kinase yields MGAKIDDMDWAALTRMPAKRTAYRRETYFREGARDVARFLGDQAPEVLRRHALLMVKPDGIAAGKVRPVLDWLSEQGFAVQAVQRPAFTGLLWREMWRYQLTSATVDRLALNDLVYVGFGLLLLVRDERPGPMPATARLASLKGSADLAQQKPGTLRALLRQHNRNFSYVHVADEPADLVRELGLLLGPAQRREALTGLASGEPTGLPLLEEALAVEATAVPRAFDADAAADAVTDALKRSERGGQALQLLEHLRFGESVPWVEVAEAVAASGAEVDRWDLAAVGASLIECDEPGETKLIANPPPVLWDKPRVRRPL; encoded by the coding sequence ATGGGGGCAAAGATCGACGACATGGACTGGGCCGCGCTCACGCGAATGCCCGCGAAGCGCACCGCTTACCGCCGCGAAACCTATTTCCGGGAAGGCGCCCGCGACGTCGCCCGGTTCCTCGGGGACCAGGCCCCGGAGGTCCTGCGCCGGCACGCGCTGCTGATGGTCAAACCGGACGGCATCGCCGCGGGCAAGGTGCGCCCGGTGCTCGACTGGCTGAGCGAGCAGGGCTTCGCCGTCCAAGCCGTGCAGCGCCCGGCGTTCACCGGCCTGCTGTGGCGGGAAATGTGGCGGTACCAGCTGACGTCGGCCACGGTGGACCGGCTCGCGCTGAACGACCTCGTCTATGTCGGCTTCGGGCTGCTGCTGCTCGTGCGAGACGAGCGGCCGGGGCCGATGCCCGCGACGGCGCGGCTGGCCTCGCTGAAAGGCTCAGCAGACCTGGCACAGCAAAAGCCCGGCACGCTGCGCGCACTGCTGCGCCAGCACAACCGCAACTTCAGCTACGTCCACGTCGCCGACGAGCCCGCCGACCTGGTCCGGGAACTCGGCCTGCTGCTCGGCCCGGCACAGCGGCGGGAGGCACTGACCGGACTGGCCTCCGGCGAGCCGACCGGTCTCCCGTTGCTCGAAGAAGCACTCGCCGTCGAAGCCACCGCCGTCCCGCGGGCCTTCGACGCCGACGCGGCCGCCGATGCCGTGACGGACGCGCTCAAGCGGTCCGAGCGCGGCGGCCAAGCGCTCCAGCTGCTGGAACACCTGCGGTTCGGGGAATCCGTGCCCTGGGTCGAGGTCGCCGAGGCCGTCGCCGCGAGCGGAGCCGAGGTCGATCGCTGGGACCTCGCCGCCGTCGGGGCGAGCCTGATCGAATGCGACGAGCCCGGCGAGACGAAGCTGATCGCCAACCCGCCTCCCGTGCTCTGGGACAAGCCCCGGGTGCGGCGTCCTTTGTAG
- a CDS encoding nucleoside-diphosphate kinase: MIWTPGREDRVDGMPTAGQWRQLSVVPEKREVYGCDLYFRECWADVLSVFGGDATGVLGGLAMLVVKPDAVVGRRLGRIMEYLADNGFVPVATTRFGYTRHSMREVWRYDWHIYTVDRLQLCTFYYLANDVLLFLARDVRPVAGLPATVRLCELKGVGDPAQRKPHHLRTKLNPPNRILNFVHVGDEPADIVRELAIFLDRPERLRFLAELRAHLAEDRTARARAEIAAIEADCPAHDLDIDATLDRLAPVAGESAVARLREIAEGGERITWDELADLVPFEKADRWDVIVTASFVVHNERPVPHALLPPVSAEAWTAQAARHPVS; the protein is encoded by the coding sequence ATGATCTGGACGCCAGGCAGGGAGGACCGGGTCGACGGCATGCCGACGGCCGGGCAGTGGCGGCAGTTGTCGGTCGTGCCGGAGAAACGGGAGGTCTACGGCTGCGACCTGTACTTCCGCGAGTGCTGGGCGGACGTGCTCTCGGTCTTCGGCGGCGACGCGACCGGCGTGCTCGGCGGGCTGGCGATGCTCGTGGTCAAACCGGACGCGGTGGTCGGCCGCAGGCTTGGCCGCATCATGGAGTACCTGGCGGACAACGGTTTCGTGCCGGTCGCCACCACGCGCTTCGGCTACACCCGGCATTCGATGCGCGAGGTGTGGCGCTACGACTGGCACATCTACACCGTGGACCGGCTGCAGTTATGCACTTTCTACTATCTCGCCAATGATGTGCTGCTGTTCCTGGCGCGCGACGTCCGCCCGGTCGCCGGATTGCCCGCGACGGTCCGGCTCTGCGAGCTGAAGGGCGTCGGCGATCCGGCCCAGCGCAAGCCGCATCATCTGCGCACGAAGCTGAACCCGCCCAACCGGATCCTGAACTTCGTGCACGTCGGCGACGAACCGGCGGACATCGTGCGCGAGCTGGCGATTTTCCTCGACCGCCCGGAGCGGCTCCGGTTTCTCGCGGAGCTGCGGGCGCATCTCGCCGAGGATCGCACGGCGCGGGCGCGCGCCGAGATCGCTGCCATCGAAGCGGATTGCCCGGCGCACGACCTGGATATCGACGCGACGCTGGACCGGCTGGCCCCGGTGGCGGGCGAGTCCGCGGTCGCCCGGTTGCGGGAAATTGCGGAGGGCGGGGAGCGGATCACCTGGGACGAGCTGGCCGACCTGGTGCCCTTCGAGAAGGCCGACCGCTGGGACGTGATCGTGACGGCGTCGTTCGTGGTGCACAACGAGCGCCCGGTACCGCATGCGCTGCTGCCGCCGGTTTCGGCGGAAGCGTGGACGGCACAAGCAGCGCGGCATCCGGTCAGCTGA
- a CDS encoding GTP-binding protein, whose protein sequence is MARQRVPVVLVAGFLGAGKTTMLNHLLANRQGARVGVVVNDFGQVNIDALAVAGQVDTMVSLGNGCLCCAVDASGLDAMLGKLSRPEAGIDVIVVEASGIAEPRDLLRLMIASENPDIRYGGLVEVVDAVEFEATRERHPELAEHLRVADLVVLNKVDRADADAVAKVRGVVEEYAPGVPVVPTERGRIDPALFFDPRPRESYGQLSFDDLREHDHSEHLHARYESVAFTSDRPLSPRRFMAFLESRPAGLYRVKGQVDLGVEGARSRFGLHTVGAFVQVERSTWPAGGRRTELVLIGAGIDAARVERELRACADEDAGADERGLLRFLRYLDEPDEESPRHAEDG, encoded by the coding sequence GTGGCCAGGCAGCGGGTTCCGGTAGTTCTCGTCGCGGGTTTTCTCGGCGCGGGAAAGACCACGATGCTCAATCACCTGCTCGCCAATCGCCAGGGCGCCAGGGTCGGCGTGGTGGTCAACGACTTCGGCCAGGTGAACATCGACGCGCTCGCGGTCGCCGGGCAGGTCGACACCATGGTGTCGCTCGGCAATGGCTGCTTGTGCTGCGCGGTGGACGCCAGCGGGCTCGACGCCATGCTCGGCAAGCTGTCGCGGCCTGAGGCGGGTATCGACGTGATCGTCGTGGAGGCCAGCGGGATCGCGGAGCCGCGCGACCTGCTGCGGTTGATGATCGCCAGCGAGAACCCGGACATTCGGTACGGCGGGCTGGTCGAGGTTGTCGACGCGGTGGAGTTCGAGGCCACGCGAGAGCGGCATCCCGAGCTTGCCGAGCATCTGCGGGTTGCTGACCTGGTGGTTCTCAACAAGGTCGATCGGGCTGACGCGGATGCGGTGGCCAAGGTGCGGGGCGTGGTCGAGGAATACGCGCCTGGGGTGCCGGTGGTGCCGACCGAGCGCGGGAGGATTGATCCGGCGTTGTTTTTCGACCCGCGGCCTCGGGAAAGTTACGGACAGTTGTCGTTTGACGATCTTCGTGAGCATGATCATTCCGAGCATTTGCACGCGCGTTATGAGAGTGTCGCGTTCACGTCGGACCGGCCGCTTTCGCCTCGGCGGTTTATGGCCTTTTTGGAGAGCCGGCCTGCTGGGTTGTATCGGGTCAAGGGGCAGGTTGACCTTGGGGTCGAGGGGGCTCGGTCTCGGTTCGGCTTGCATACAGTGGGGGCGTTTGTGCAGGTCGAACGGTCGACTTGGCCTGCCGGCGGACGTCGGACCGAGTTGGTGTTGATCGGGGCCGGGATTGATGCGGCTCGGGTTGAGCGGGAGCTTCGGGCTTGCGCGGACGAGGACGCGGGCGCTGACGAGCGGGGACTTTTGCGCTTTCTCCGGTATTTGGACGAGCCCGACGAGGAGTCGCCGCGCCACGCCGAAGATGGCTAA